Proteins co-encoded in one Colletes latitarsis isolate SP2378_abdomen chromosome 2, iyColLati1, whole genome shotgun sequence genomic window:
- the Rpb12 gene encoding DNA-directed RNA polymerases I, II, and III subunit Rpb12 encodes MESSKSDSTPKQAMVYICGECHHDNEIRPRDPIRCRECGYRIMYKKRTKRLVVFDAR; translated from the exons ATGGAATCTAGTAAATCAGACTCAACCCCAAAACAAGCTATGGTGTATATTTGCGGAG AATGTCATCACGACAATGAAATACGTCCCAGGGATCCAATTCGATGTAGGGAGTGTGGATACAGAATTATGTACAAGAAACGTACCAAGAGAC TTGTTGTATTTGATGCCCGGTAA